The following are encoded together in the Naumannella cuiyingiana genome:
- a CDS encoding restriction endonuclease — protein MADHGRAGDERCLGMLDIVRYARESGNVDVFIDGYRNFHQLAKSPGISARIQLERGINTPAEITAPDARRRPVILLRSSPGKAGSATTPWEDVFDLDHGHARYFGDHKASTVGPIGATQGNRALLDAWQLHGSSARADRVLAPPILLMRGVSVMRDGKRVDKGHLEFCGVAVIERLEYIVQRDPQTARTFPNLAVDLAVIKLDETTDELDFRWIDDRRDGELTAEQANAKGPASWRRWVDQGKVAIPRIRRRVLSSRVRSAADQRPESGTPDAALLDTIYRHFDDRKHEFEKLAAAVAASVFAASGATYHDGWLSRAGGDGGLDFVGRLDAGSTAANTPLVVLGQAKCIKPESSVSPDQVARVVARLRRGWIGVFVTTGVFSQQAQIEVIDDGYPVVLVPGRELVAEVRKLAETSAAGDIEALLRDISSDYADAVTHRRPEEILGSA, from the coding sequence ATGGCCGACCACGGGCGGGCAGGCGATGAGCGTTGCCTCGGCATGCTTGACATCGTCCGATATGCCCGCGAGTCCGGCAATGTCGATGTCTTCATCGATGGTTATCGAAACTTCCACCAACTCGCCAAGTCCCCGGGGATCAGTGCCCGGATTCAGTTGGAGCGCGGGATCAACACCCCGGCGGAGATCACCGCGCCCGATGCTCGGCGTCGACCGGTCATACTACTTCGGTCCAGCCCGGGTAAGGCAGGCTCGGCAACCACGCCATGGGAGGATGTGTTCGACCTCGATCATGGGCACGCTCGTTACTTTGGGGATCACAAGGCGAGCACTGTGGGCCCGATCGGGGCGACGCAAGGAAATCGGGCCTTGCTCGATGCCTGGCAACTCCATGGCAGCTCCGCGCGGGCCGATCGCGTGCTCGCACCGCCGATACTTCTGATGCGCGGGGTCTCTGTCATGCGAGATGGCAAGCGGGTCGACAAGGGACATCTCGAGTTCTGCGGGGTGGCCGTCATCGAGCGGTTGGAGTACATCGTGCAGCGCGATCCGCAGACCGCGCGCACCTTCCCCAATCTCGCTGTTGATCTTGCGGTGATCAAGCTCGACGAAACCACCGACGAACTCGACTTCCGCTGGATCGATGACCGGCGCGACGGTGAACTCACTGCCGAACAGGCCAATGCCAAGGGGCCGGCGTCGTGGCGCCGCTGGGTCGATCAGGGCAAGGTCGCGATTCCGCGGATTCGGCGCCGGGTGCTGTCCAGCCGAGTCCGGTCAGCGGCAGATCAGCGGCCTGAGTCAGGCACGCCGGATGCCGCCCTGCTGGACACGATCTATCGGCACTTCGACGATCGCAAACACGAGTTCGAGAAGCTCGCGGCGGCCGTCGCAGCGAGCGTCTTCGCCGCCAGCGGGGCGACCTATCACGATGGCTGGCTCTCGCGCGCCGGCGGTGACGGAGGTCTCGACTTCGTCGGTCGGCTGGACGCGGGTAGCACCGCGGCGAACACGCCGCTCGTCGTACTCGGACAAGCCAAGTGCATCAAGCCGGAGTCCTCGGTCAGCCCGGACCAGGTCGCGCGCGTGGTCGCGAGGCTGCGCCGGGGCTGGATCGGTGTATTTGTCACGACCGGCGTGTTCAGCCAGCAGGCGCAGATCGAGGTGATCGACGATGGCTATCCCGTCGTCCTGGTCCCGGGTCGCGAACTCGTTGCCGAGGTCCGCAAGCTCGCCGAGACGTCTGCCGCAGGCGACATCGAAGCGTTGCTGCGCGACATCAGCAGCGATTACGCCGATGCGGTCACCCACCGGCGCCCCGAGGAAATATTGGGCAGTGCGTAG
- a CDS encoding D-Ala-D-Ala carboxypeptidase family metallohydrolase — protein MSKLARVIAAFVLAFGLVGGVGAVSAPTASAYDWKRELASGDTGADVKELQIRIAGFAADGPEKTSLKADGDFGPATEAALKRFQKAHGLTQSGKVDGATQDKLNSLEDSDGSTKNFEFKEFASKDCGCFTNGKVGESEVKENVRQLMWKLEAIRTKAGDKPITVNSGFRTRSHNSSVGGASNSQHMYGIAGDIVVSGKSPSQTADLAKSSGFSGVIIYNSFTHVDSRADHDYGSSSFYWANA, from the coding sequence ATGTCAAAGCTAGCCCGCGTGATCGCCGCCTTCGTCCTGGCCTTCGGCCTGGTCGGCGGAGTCGGCGCAGTTTCCGCCCCGACGGCGTCCGCCTACGACTGGAAGCGCGAGCTCGCCTCCGGTGACACCGGCGCTGACGTCAAGGAACTTCAGATCCGGATCGCCGGTTTCGCCGCCGACGGGCCGGAGAAGACGTCGCTGAAGGCCGATGGTGACTTCGGCCCGGCGACCGAGGCCGCGTTGAAGCGGTTCCAGAAGGCGCACGGCCTGACCCAGAGCGGCAAGGTTGACGGCGCGACCCAGGACAAGCTGAACAGCCTGGAGGACAGCGACGGCTCGACCAAGAACTTCGAGTTCAAGGAGTTCGCCTCCAAGGACTGCGGCTGCTTCACCAACGGCAAGGTCGGCGAGTCCGAGGTCAAGGAGAACGTCCGCCAGTTGATGTGGAAGCTGGAAGCCATCCGGACCAAGGCCGGCGACAAGCCGATCACCGTCAACTCGGGCTTCCGCACCCGGTCCCACAACTCCTCGGTCGGCGGCGCCAGCAACTCCCAGCACATGTACGGGATCGCCGGTGACATCGTGGTCTCGGGCAAGTCCCCGAGCCAGACCGCGGACCTGGCCAAGAGCTCCGGCTTCTCCGGCGTGATCATCTACAACAGCTTCACCCACGTCGACAGCCGGGCCGACCACGACTACGGCAGCAGCAGCTTCTACTGGGCCAACGCCTGA
- a CDS encoding sialidase family protein has protein sequence MQPIQHTPRRTLAAMALGLVVASAAALTGTPAAQAADPRHSTSMIFDGGGDDELNGLRYHSFRIPSIATTTDGSLLAFAEGRATGNGDFGNINLVYKRSTDNGKTWSKLQEVVGSGEGVWGNPTPVVDQDTGRIWMFMNHQPADAGKVDEWGERRTFTAYSDDDGQTWSKPVDRTEELTPKKKPGGGDVTWDAVGPGNGIQTTVDHPGRLVIPAQHRMIYSDDHGESWKTEFLTTEDGKPMEQTGESTVAELTDGTLYRNDRAETSVWEKQKRRQVTTGRIGEGYAPFTAASCLLDPKSQGSVVRYNTDDPARLVFLNSASTETRTKMRVRVSEDEGKTWRISRPLSDEPLDLPAGAKEGGYSSMTKTTDYSVGALVEVNEDTSNNAGSHRSIAFRKFNLPWLMAGEQDSDCSGR, from the coding sequence ATGCAGCCAATCCAGCACACGCCGCGGCGGACGCTCGCGGCCATGGCCCTCGGCCTGGTCGTGGCGTCCGCCGCGGCGTTGACCGGTACGCCAGCCGCGCAGGCGGCCGATCCCCGGCACAGCACATCGATGATCTTCGACGGTGGGGGCGATGACGAGTTGAACGGCCTGCGCTACCACTCGTTCCGGATCCCGTCGATCGCCACAACCACGGACGGCAGCCTGCTCGCCTTCGCCGAGGGACGGGCCACCGGCAACGGAGACTTCGGCAACATCAACCTCGTCTACAAGCGCTCGACCGACAACGGCAAGACCTGGTCGAAGCTGCAGGAGGTCGTCGGCAGCGGCGAGGGGGTGTGGGGCAACCCGACGCCCGTCGTCGATCAGGACACCGGCCGGATCTGGATGTTCATGAACCACCAACCCGCCGACGCGGGGAAGGTCGACGAGTGGGGCGAGCGGCGCACCTTCACGGCGTACAGCGACGACGACGGGCAGACCTGGTCGAAGCCGGTCGATCGGACCGAGGAGCTGACACCGAAGAAGAAGCCCGGCGGCGGCGATGTCACTTGGGATGCCGTCGGCCCGGGCAATGGCATTCAGACTACGGTCGACCATCCCGGCCGGCTGGTGATCCCGGCGCAGCACCGGATGATCTACAGCGATGATCATGGCGAGAGCTGGAAGACCGAGTTCCTCACCACCGAGGACGGCAAGCCGATGGAGCAAACCGGCGAGAGCACCGTCGCCGAGCTGACCGACGGCACGCTCTATCGCAACGACCGGGCCGAGACCTCGGTCTGGGAGAAGCAGAAGCGCCGCCAGGTCACGACGGGCCGGATCGGCGAGGGGTACGCGCCATTCACCGCGGCCTCGTGCCTGCTCGACCCGAAGAGCCAGGGCTCGGTCGTGCGCTACAACACCGACGATCCCGCCCGGCTGGTGTTCCTCAACTCGGCCAGCACCGAGACCAGGACGAAGATGCGGGTGCGGGTGAGCGAGGACGAGGGCAAGACCTGGCGGATCAGCCGGCCGCTGTCCGACGAGCCTCTCGATCTGCCGGCCGGCGCCAAGGAGGGCGGCTACTCCAGCATGACCAAGACCACCGATTACTCCGTCGGTGCGCTGGTCGAGGTCAACGAGGACACCTCGAACAATGCCGGCTCGCACCGCTCGATCGCCTTCCGCAAGTTCAACCTTCCGTGGTTGATGGCGGGCGAGCAGGACAGCGACTGCTCCGGCCGCTGA
- a CDS encoding DUF2283 domain-containing protein produces the protein MRRTSRSSRGSPTARRPSGTIVLDFDDAGHLLGVEVLGATELLTDAARARLTDIADIV, from the coding sequence ATGCGGCGTACTTCCCGATCGAGTCGCGGCTCACCGACGGCTCGGCGGCCGAGCGGCACTATCGTTCTCGACTTCGATGACGCCGGGCACCTGCTCGGTGTCGAGGTGCTCGGCGCCACCGAATTGCTCACCGACGCTGCGCGGGCACGGCTGACGGATATCGCCGACATCGTCTGA
- a CDS encoding FRG domain-containing protein, which produces MHRRPSSTVYLNMPRFGGLSRRQQLVTSRNPRTSWTEQSLSKGPEVARHAPWPWWQQYTGPDQYRLRENLRAVWDLHAMYDSDTPWLWRGQANAKYAISPGMHSRVQSSGALTDERVLASTEALLHAARLASLDVHEGVRLPDMALLARLQHHGAATPLLDVSLDPMVGLYMAVVEPNGVHVETDGALFAIRRPAVDVADFDSRTFREIYEEGVQCGKVAFYSAPDVSDRLRIQRGHFLLGPVGEGSTARVTVPLTVENTTVQNTWLASRMNARGRKGPVPRATTDIGVFRVVGKFKTELKAWLEARSGLTDDFVYPTSWHQPHLDRFARAHSRTAPWV; this is translated from the coding sequence ATGCACCGCCGGCCGTCTTCCACCGTATATCTGAACATGCCCAGGTTCGGTGGCTTGTCGCGCAGGCAACAGTTGGTGACGAGTAGAAATCCACGTACCTCCTGGACAGAACAGTCCCTGAGCAAAGGCCCCGAAGTGGCGAGACACGCGCCTTGGCCGTGGTGGCAACAGTACACAGGGCCGGATCAGTACCGACTCCGTGAGAACCTGCGCGCGGTCTGGGACTTGCACGCGATGTATGACTCGGATACCCCATGGCTCTGGCGGGGGCAGGCGAATGCGAAGTACGCGATCAGCCCTGGCATGCACTCGCGCGTGCAGTCGTCCGGCGCTCTGACGGACGAGCGAGTGCTCGCTTCCACGGAGGCGCTGCTACATGCCGCGAGACTAGCCTCCCTCGATGTTCATGAAGGGGTCAGGCTCCCTGACATGGCGCTATTGGCTCGGCTTCAGCACCATGGGGCTGCCACGCCGCTCCTCGACGTATCACTCGACCCGATGGTGGGGCTTTACATGGCGGTCGTTGAGCCGAACGGAGTGCACGTGGAGACGGACGGCGCGCTGTTCGCCATAAGGCGTCCGGCGGTCGATGTGGCCGATTTTGATAGCCGCACGTTCCGAGAGATTTACGAGGAGGGCGTGCAGTGCGGCAAAGTCGCCTTCTATTCTGCCCCCGACGTCAGCGACCGTCTGAGGATTCAGCGTGGCCACTTTCTCCTCGGTCCGGTCGGTGAAGGCAGCACCGCACGCGTGACCGTACCGCTGACTGTCGAGAACACAACTGTTCAAAATACTTGGCTGGCCTCGCGAATGAACGCACGAGGGCGGAAGGGGCCAGTGCCCCGTGCCACCACCGATATCGGTGTGTTCCGCGTTGTAGGGAAATTCAAGACCGAGTTGAAGGCATGGCTTGAGGCTCGATCGGGTCTGACTGATGATTTCGTTTACCCGACTTCTTGGCATCAACCTCACCTGGACAGGTTCGCCCGGGCTCACTCACGCACGGCCCCTTGGGTGTAG
- a CDS encoding methyltransferase family protein, which produces MEKPGVPPPALLIGAALTQLALGRRKRPRRRLLRRVLGGGAALAGGALFVGGVGQLFLRGTTVDPRAPEESSELVTDGLYRVSRNPVYLGDVLLLLGLAIGQGKLVSFLPVAAFAALIDRRQIPAEEAALRARFGSEFERYAESVPRWV; this is translated from the coding sequence ATGGAGAAGCCCGGAGTGCCGCCGCCCGCCCTGCTGATCGGTGCCGCGCTGACCCAGCTCGCGCTGGGCAGGCGGAAGCGGCCGAGGCGGCGGCTGCTACGCCGGGTGTTGGGCGGCGGGGCCGCGCTGGCCGGTGGGGCGCTGTTCGTGGGCGGGGTCGGGCAGTTGTTCCTGCGCGGGACGACGGTTGACCCGCGGGCGCCGGAGGAGAGCTCGGAGCTGGTGACGGATGGGTTGTACCGGGTGTCGCGGAACCCGGTGTACCTGGGCGATGTGTTGTTGCTGCTCGGGCTGGCGATCGGACAGGGCAAGCTGGTCAGCTTCCTGCCCGTGGCGGCGTTCGCGGCGCTGATCGATCGCCGGCAGATCCCCGCGGAGGAGGCGGCGCTGCGGGCGCGGTTCGGCTCGGAGTTCGAGCGGTACGCCGAGTCGGTGCCTCGCTGGGTCTGA
- a CDS encoding type II toxin-antitoxin system PemK/MazF family toxin, with protein sequence MPEHRAYPGDYPTMPTVSYAPIDDAQPDPGEVAWAWIAYEDDPTRGKTRPSMIIGRDDAWLLGLPMTSKDHDRDEAQEARENRFWYDIGTGPWDPEGRSSEVRLNRIVRIHPDDVVHRSARIDRAIFDAVITAMRAYY encoded by the coding sequence ATGCCTGAGCACCGTGCCTATCCGGGCGACTACCCGACCATGCCGACGGTCAGCTACGCCCCGATCGACGACGCTCAACCCGACCCCGGCGAGGTCGCCTGGGCGTGGATCGCCTACGAGGACGACCCCACCCGCGGCAAGACCCGCCCGTCGATGATCATCGGCCGCGACGACGCCTGGCTGCTCGGCCTGCCGATGACCTCGAAGGACCACGACCGCGACGAGGCCCAGGAGGCCCGCGAGAACCGCTTCTGGTACGACATCGGCACCGGCCCGTGGGACCCCGAGGGACGCTCCAGCGAGGTACGCCTGAACCGGATCGTCCGGATCCACCCCGACGACGTCGTGCACCGCTCGGCCCGGATCGACCGCGCGATCTTCGACGCGGTGATCACCGCGATGCGCGCCTACTACTGA